The following is a genomic window from Acidobacteriota bacterium.
TTTCACGCTCATCGAGCTGCTGATCGTGGTTGCGATCATCGGCATCATCGCCGCCATCGCCATCCCGGGCCTCCTCCGCGCCCGCATGTCGGGCAACGAGGCCTCGGCCATCGGCTCGCTGCGGTCTACCAACAGCGCACAGGCGACCTATGGCGCCTCCGCGGCCGGCGGTGGCTACGCCAACGACCTCACGGTTCTGGGTATTGCTTGCCCGGGGAGCACGGAGCCTTTCCTGTCACGTGACCTCACGACGTCCAACGCTGTGCTCAAGAGCGGCTACACGGTGGTGCTCGCGGCTGGCGCGGTGGCCGGAGCTGGCCCGACAGACTGCAACGCGACGCCAACCTTCTTGTCGTACTACTCCACGGCAATGCCTGCCGCACTGGGTAGCACGGGTGTCCGTGCCTTCGGGTCCACTCAGGGCGGGACGAT
Proteins encoded in this region:
- a CDS encoding prepilin-type N-terminal cleavage/methylation domain-containing protein: MRNNKGFTLIELLIVVAIIGIIAAIAIPGLLRARMSGNEASAIGSLRSTNSAQATYGASAAGGGYANDLTVLGIACPGSTEPFLSRDLTTSNAVLKSGYTVVLAAGAVAGAGPTDCNATPTFLSYYSTAMPAALGSTGVRAFGSTQGGTIWENTTGAAAPTLVEMGAAPTAQVRPIQ